One Halosegnis longus DNA window includes the following coding sequences:
- the engB gene encoding GTP-binding protein EngB, whose product MFDSRPDRDAEVVLIGRSNVGKSTLMREITGHTFDTGQKPGVTRQPNHYDWTSEDFVISDLPGFGFMAGVPDDVQDDIKTHIVQYLEENADKILCGVIVLDGKAAVDIIDRHSGPDEIPHTVEMFGFCRELGIPVVLAVNKMDKVDDRDERLNEICDRFGLFPPWKQWEGETIAPITAKTGNIDALNQAVRHHLHEAKRDDLFKFF is encoded by the coding sequence ATGTTCGACTCTCGCCCCGACCGCGACGCCGAGGTCGTCCTCATCGGTCGCTCCAACGTCGGGAAATCCACCCTGATGCGCGAAATCACGGGCCACACGTTCGACACCGGCCAGAAGCCGGGCGTCACCCGCCAGCCCAACCACTACGACTGGACCAGCGAGGACTTCGTCATCTCGGACCTCCCGGGCTTCGGCTTCATGGCCGGCGTCCCCGACGACGTACAGGACGACATCAAGACCCACATCGTCCAGTATCTGGAAGAAAACGCCGACAAGATTCTCTGTGGCGTCATCGTCCTCGACGGGAAGGCCGCCGTCGACATCATCGACCGCCACTCCGGCCCCGACGAGATTCCACACACCGTCGAGATGTTCGGCTTCTGTCGCGAACTCGGGATTCCGGTCGTGCTCGCGGTCAACAAGATGGACAAGGTGGACGACCGCGACGAGCGGCTCAACGAGATCTGTGACCGCTTCGGCCTGTTCCCGCCGTGGAAACAGTGGGAGGGCGAGACGATCGCCCCGATTACCGCGAAGACGGGGAACATCGACGCGCTGAATCAGGCCGTTCGCCACCACCTCCACGAGGCGAAACGCGACGACCTGTTCAAGTTCTTCTAG
- a CDS encoding TIGR00341 family protein, with product MRLVQVTIPAGKRDALLSVLDDEGIDYVVTDEASGREYVGVVYFPIPTAAVEPVLESLREVGIDDQAYTVVLTAETVVSRKFDQLKEKYEEDKGSDDRIAREELQARAEDLASSLPTYVVMTVVSAVIATAGLLLDSPATVVGSMVIAPLIGPAMAAAVGSVVDDDELFARGVRMQALGVTLAVVAAGAFAALVNLLNLVPASLDPATIGQVRERLNPDFLSLAVALGSGIAGAVSLTTGVSSALVGVMIAVALVPPAATVGIGIAYGSPVMAVSSGVLVVVNLLSINLAALGVLWYAGYRPAGLFREDDARAATIRRVAALVGVILLLSAFLGGVTYDTYQTSAVESDIEGEVAGLFAADGAYPELTAFETVVSFEPRDPVFLLHDASSVVVTVGVPPGAETTGLTAAIEREVSAVVGSDTEIEVRYVSYERA from the coding sequence GTGCGACTCGTCCAGGTAACGATTCCGGCGGGCAAACGCGACGCGCTGTTGTCGGTCCTTGACGACGAGGGAATCGACTACGTCGTGACCGACGAGGCCAGCGGGCGCGAGTACGTCGGCGTCGTCTACTTCCCGATTCCGACGGCAGCAGTCGAGCCGGTGCTCGAATCGCTGCGCGAGGTCGGCATCGACGACCAAGCGTACACCGTCGTCCTGACGGCCGAGACCGTCGTCTCCCGGAAGTTCGACCAGCTGAAGGAGAAGTACGAGGAAGACAAGGGGAGCGACGACCGCATCGCGCGCGAGGAACTCCAAGCCCGGGCCGAAGACCTCGCATCCTCGCTGCCGACGTACGTCGTGATGACGGTCGTCTCGGCGGTCATCGCGACGGCCGGCCTGTTGCTCGATTCGCCCGCGACCGTCGTCGGGTCGATGGTCATCGCGCCGCTCATCGGGCCGGCGATGGCCGCCGCCGTCGGGAGCGTCGTCGACGACGACGAACTGTTCGCGCGCGGGGTCCGGATGCAGGCGCTCGGGGTGACACTCGCCGTCGTCGCCGCCGGCGCGTTCGCCGCGCTCGTGAATCTCTTAAACCTCGTGCCGGCCTCGCTCGACCCCGCGACCATCGGACAGGTTCGCGAGCGATTGAACCCGGATTTCCTCTCGCTGGCCGTCGCGCTCGGGTCGGGGATCGCCGGAGCCGTCTCCTTGACGACGGGCGTCTCCTCCGCGCTCGTGGGCGTGATGATTGCCGTCGCGCTGGTGCCGCCGGCCGCGACCGTCGGTATCGGCATCGCCTACGGCAGCCCCGTGATGGCTGTCTCCTCGGGCGTGTTGGTCGTCGTGAATCTGCTCTCCATCAATCTGGCCGCGCTCGGCGTGTTGTGGTACGCGGGCTACCGACCGGCCGGGCTGTTCCGCGAGGACGACGCCCGCGCCGCGACCATCCGCCGGGTCGCCGCGCTCGTCGGCGTCATCCTCCTCCTGTCGGCGTTCCTCGGCGGCGTCACCTACGACACCTACCAGACGTCCGCCGTCGAGTCGGATATCGAGGGCGAGGTCGCCGGACTGTTCGCCGCCGACGGCGCGTATCCGGAGCTGACGGCCTTCGAGACGGTCGTGAGCTTCGAGCCGCGCGACCCCGTCTTCCTTCTCCACGACGCCTCGTCAGTCGTCGTCACGGTCGGGGTCCCACCCGGCGCGGAGACGACGGGGTTGACGGCCGCCATCGAGCGGGAAGTGTCAGCCGTCGTCGGCTCGGACACCGAGATAGAGGTGCGCTACGTCTCCTACGAACGGGCGTAG
- a CDS encoding SIMPL domain-containing protein has product MRQQTLTVVAVAVAVLLAGAGLAAAVTTNDQPAQPATQQSSDTPTVTVTGVGDAETAADRAVVAVTVEATADSASEVREALATDAEGMRDALADAGIDADQLRTARYDISRNYESRENPDAPAYRGQHSFEIRLTDTDAVGTAIDAAVDGGASYVENVRFTLSEEARQELRTQALAEAMETARGEAETLADNGDLELTGTAEVSTTTDYRRPVAYAADAGGAGTATSIDAGPVSVSVTVQVTYDAQNV; this is encoded by the coding sequence GTGCGCCAACAGACGCTCACCGTCGTCGCCGTCGCGGTTGCCGTCCTCCTCGCCGGGGCCGGCCTCGCCGCGGCCGTCACGACCAACGACCAGCCCGCACAGCCTGCGACCCAACAGTCGAGCGACACGCCGACCGTCACCGTCACCGGCGTCGGTGACGCGGAGACCGCCGCCGACCGCGCCGTCGTCGCCGTCACCGTCGAAGCCACCGCCGACAGCGCGAGCGAGGTTCGCGAGGCGCTCGCGACAGACGCCGAGGGGATGCGCGATGCCCTCGCCGATGCGGGTATCGACGCCGACCAGCTCCGCACGGCCCGCTACGACATCTCGCGCAACTACGAGAGCCGCGAGAACCCCGACGCGCCCGCCTACCGCGGCCAGCACAGCTTCGAGATTCGCCTGACTGACACCGACGCCGTCGGCACCGCCATCGACGCCGCGGTCGACGGTGGCGCGAGCTACGTCGAGAACGTCCGCTTCACCCTCTCGGAGGAGGCGCGACAGGAGCTTCGCACGCAGGCGCTCGCCGAGGCGATGGAGACGGCCCGCGGTGAGGCCGAGACGCTCGCCGACAACGGCGACCTCGAACTCACCGGCACGGCCGAGGTCTCGACCACGACCGACTACCGCCGTCCCGTCGCCTACGCGGCTGACGCCGGCGGTGCCGGCACAGCCACCAGCATCGACGCCGGTCCCGTGAGCGTCTCCGTCACCGTGCAGGTCACCTACGACGCCCAGAACGTTTAG
- a CDS encoding carboxypeptidase M32 — MSADDSPDAYDSLLERYKRATYIGDAAGVLSWDQEVVMPEGGTPARSKQTSALSGARHDILTSDEFEADLNAAEDAALSDEQAAVVREIRREFDRAAKVPKSLVERISEETSNALPIWKEAKAEDDWETFAPQVETLLELKREYANHIDPEADTYEVLFADYEPWLDLSVAEDVLEQLRDALRPLIDDLNEADADLATPFDGTYSDDDQFSLAESTLEYLGYPDDHGRLDTAPHPFSSGTQFDARVTTRFDNEDPVGSIGSVIHEFGHATYTLGLPREEYGTPLGQNRGLTVHESQSRLWENHVGRSASFLSNYVDLVNDDLGADISGQELYEAANQVYPDNLIRVEADELTYHMHIILRFEIERDLLSGELDVADVPEVWNAKMEEYLGVTPDTDAEGCLQDIHWAHGSFGYFPTYSLGSVLAAQLFDAAESDIEGLDSQLADGEFDALHEWLTEEVHQHGARYTTNELVKRATGEEFSADAFIEYADAKFSDLYDL, encoded by the coding sequence ATGTCAGCCGACGACAGCCCCGACGCGTACGACTCCCTCCTCGAACGGTACAAACGCGCCACCTACATCGGCGACGCCGCGGGCGTCCTCTCGTGGGACCAGGAGGTCGTGATGCCGGAAGGCGGCACGCCTGCCCGCTCGAAGCAGACCTCCGCGCTCTCGGGTGCCCGCCACGACATCCTGACGAGCGACGAGTTCGAAGCCGACCTCAACGCCGCCGAGGATGCCGCGCTCTCCGACGAGCAGGCGGCCGTCGTCCGCGAGATTCGCCGCGAGTTCGACCGCGCCGCGAAGGTCCCGAAATCCCTCGTCGAGCGCATCTCCGAGGAGACATCGAACGCCCTCCCCATCTGGAAGGAGGCCAAAGCCGAGGACGACTGGGAGACGTTCGCGCCCCAGGTCGAGACGCTGCTCGAACTCAAGCGCGAGTACGCAAACCACATCGACCCCGAGGCCGACACCTACGAGGTGTTGTTCGCCGACTACGAGCCGTGGCTCGACCTCTCCGTTGCGGAGGACGTGCTCGAACAGCTTCGCGACGCCCTCCGTCCGCTCATCGACGACTTGAACGAGGCCGACGCCGACCTCGCGACCCCCTTCGACGGCACCTACTCCGACGACGACCAGTTTTCGCTCGCGGAGTCGACGCTCGAGTACCTCGGCTACCCCGACGACCACGGTCGACTCGACACCGCCCCGCACCCGTTCTCGTCGGGGACGCAGTTCGACGCCCGCGTGACGACCCGTTTCGACAACGAGGACCCCGTCGGCTCCATCGGTTCGGTCATCCACGAGTTCGGTCACGCCACCTACACCCTCGGCCTGCCCCGCGAGGAGTACGGCACCCCGCTCGGACAGAATCGCGGGCTGACGGTCCACGAATCGCAGTCTCGGCTCTGGGAGAACCACGTCGGTCGCTCGGCGTCGTTCCTCTCGAACTACGTCGACCTCGTGAACGACGACCTCGGGGCGGACATCTCGGGACAGGAACTCTACGAGGCGGCCAATCAGGTGTATCCGGACAATCTGATTCGCGTCGAGGCCGACGAGCTCACCTACCACATGCACATCATCCTCCGGTTCGAAATCGAGCGCGACCTCCTGTCGGGCGAGCTCGACGTGGCCGACGTGCCCGAGGTGTGGAACGCGAAGATGGAGGAGTATCTGGGCGTCACGCCCGACACCGACGCCGAGGGGTGTCTGCAGGATATCCACTGGGCACACGGCTCCTTCGGCTACTTCCCGACCTACTCGCTCGGCTCCGTGCTCGCGGCGCAGCTGTTCGACGCCGCCGAGTCCGACATCGAGGGGTTGGATTCACAGCTCGCGGACGGGGAGTTCGACGCGCTCCACGAGTGGCTCACCGAGGAGGTCCACCAGCACGGGGCGCGCTACACCACGAACGAACTCGTGAAACGCGCGACCGGCGAGGAGTTCTCGGCTGACGCGTTCATCGAGTACGCCGACGCGAAGTTCTCCGACCTGTACGACTTGTAG
- a CDS encoding DUF7532 family protein — MHFDQREQTALREAGLDTDDLRAAAERVGELVAETAADLEAFVADHDTLYSDMDLAHSGDGPAEHAVEYLDTYTHGGDLHGWLRFETWGATVTDGRVLTDETVELTLEGRHGRTRFATTPDAL; from the coding sequence ATGCACTTCGACCAGCGGGAACAGACCGCCCTCCGCGAGGCCGGTCTCGACACCGACGACCTGCGGGCCGCCGCCGAGCGGGTGGGCGAGCTCGTCGCCGAGACCGCAGCCGACCTCGAAGCGTTCGTCGCCGACCACGACACCCTCTACTCCGACATGGACCTCGCCCACTCGGGCGACGGACCGGCCGAACACGCCGTCGAGTATCTCGACACCTACACCCACGGCGGCGACCTCCACGGCTGGCTCCGGTTCGAGACGTGGGGAGCCACCGTCACCGACGGGCGCGTGCTGACCGACGAGACGGTCGAGTTGACGCTGGAGGGTCGCCACGGCCGGACCCGGTTCGCGACCACGCCCGACGCGCTATGA
- a CDS encoding DUF402 domain-containing protein, translating to MSVRIRGIYTTALTRLFDDVVQASPPIRDRFDESFPVAPADLAVWTTNDRQGVTLSGDPATVADAHERLAGISRDTLAWTDPLPKDGVFAGEVTETLGGGAVVDVGDGEGYLPYGETDDHVETGDTVRVQVRRPKPPWTDRRARLSTRIEVSGELVRLVRGESRESAGAATLEDLLPPDVPDGWRPKWGRDEEEAAMDALGAALDSATDRAERFDDLPTRGEPDAPTALATPLSTSHVWFGREGRFELDALRREVTRTMPGHHRVKAGASDASAAVDFAEALGAFDADEFPFAVVARQFGPQEGDRLGIDHGKPSGACFTLGKGEVTSVEADGSLTLEREMSPGGTYDALGVDRQAGDVAVTKFEEGRWWYPTVYRGEDGTRRGTYVNVCTPVELFPNAARYVDLHVDVVKGPDGEVRRVDDDELDAAVAAGHVSEPLAEKARSVASKLERAL from the coding sequence ATGAGCGTCCGGATTCGCGGCATCTACACCACCGCGCTCACACGCCTGTTCGACGACGTGGTGCAGGCGTCGCCGCCGATTCGGGACCGGTTCGACGAGTCGTTCCCCGTCGCCCCCGCCGACCTCGCGGTGTGGACGACCAACGACCGACAGGGAGTCACCCTCTCCGGGGACCCCGCCACCGTCGCCGACGCCCACGAGCGACTGGCCGGCATCTCGCGTGACACCCTCGCGTGGACCGACCCGCTCCCGAAGGACGGCGTCTTCGCCGGCGAAGTGACCGAGACCCTCGGCGGCGGAGCCGTGGTCGATGTCGGCGACGGCGAGGGGTATCTCCCCTACGGCGAGACGGACGACCACGTCGAGACGGGGGATACGGTGCGCGTGCAGGTCCGGCGACCGAAGCCGCCGTGGACCGACCGCCGCGCGCGACTGTCGACCCGTATCGAGGTGTCGGGCGAACTCGTCCGCCTCGTCCGCGGGGAGTCGCGGGAGTCGGCCGGCGCGGCGACGCTCGAAGACCTGCTCCCGCCCGATGTACCGGACGGCTGGCGACCGAAGTGGGGTCGCGACGAGGAGGAGGCCGCGATGGACGCACTCGGCGCTGCGCTCGATTCGGCGACCGACCGCGCCGAACGGTTCGACGACCTGCCGACGCGGGGCGAGCCAGACGCGCCAACCGCGCTGGCGACCCCGCTTTCGACGAGCCACGTCTGGTTCGGACGCGAGGGACGGTTCGAACTCGACGCGCTCCGGCGGGAGGTCACGCGAACGATGCCCGGCCACCACCGCGTGAAGGCGGGCGCGTCCGACGCCAGCGCGGCCGTCGACTTCGCGGAGGCGCTGGGCGCGTTCGACGCCGACGAGTTCCCCTTCGCCGTCGTCGCCAGACAGTTCGGCCCACAGGAGGGCGACCGACTCGGCATCGACCACGGGAAACCCTCCGGTGCGTGTTTCACCCTCGGAAAAGGAGAGGTGACGAGCGTCGAAGCCGACGGCTCGCTCACGCTCGAACGCGAGATGTCACCCGGCGGAACGTACGACGCGCTCGGCGTCGACCGGCAGGCCGGCGACGTGGCCGTCACGAAGTTCGAGGAGGGACGCTGGTGGTATCCGACCGTCTACCGTGGCGAGGACGGGACGCGACGGGGAACCTACGTCAACGTCTGTACCCCCGTCGAGCTGTTTCCGAACGCCGCGCGCTACGTCGATCTCCACGTCGACGTGGTGAAGGGACCCGACGGCGAAGTGCGGCGGGTTGACGACGACGAACTCGACGCGGCGGTCGCGGCCGGCCACGTCTCCGAGCCGCTGGCCGAGAAGGCCCGGTCGGTCGCGTCGAAGCTGGAACGCGCGCTCTGA
- a CDS encoding SDR family NAD(P)-dependent oxidoreductase: protein MDLLPDLDGRVALVTGAARGLGREFALALADCGADVAVHYNTSGEAARETAAEVRELGVDAQAFSADVTDPTLVDDLFGAIEEELDTVNVLVNNVGDFEPIHWETVEWSRWREVTATNYEATVLCSRRALAPMREAGWGRIINIGYASADKGLVSPKNFPYFVAKTGVLMFTRMLAADTQADNITVNAVSPYVIESSDEFPEEAPRGRWATYDDLIAPTLFFCSDAASYLSGENIEVDGGWLPETV, encoded by the coding sequence ATGGACCTGCTTCCCGACCTCGACGGCCGCGTCGCGCTCGTCACCGGTGCCGCCCGCGGGCTGGGCCGCGAGTTCGCGCTCGCGCTGGCCGACTGCGGCGCGGACGTCGCCGTCCACTACAACACCAGCGGCGAGGCCGCCCGCGAGACCGCCGCCGAGGTTCGCGAGCTCGGCGTCGACGCGCAGGCGTTCTCCGCCGACGTGACCGACCCGACGCTCGTGGACGACCTCTTCGGCGCAATCGAGGAGGAACTCGACACCGTGAACGTGCTCGTCAACAACGTCGGCGACTTCGAACCCATCCACTGGGAGACCGTGGAGTGGTCGCGTTGGCGGGAGGTGACCGCGACCAACTACGAGGCGACCGTACTCTGTTCGCGGCGCGCGCTCGCACCCATGCGCGAGGCCGGCTGGGGGCGCATCATCAATATCGGCTACGCGTCCGCCGACAAGGGACTCGTCTCGCCGAAGAACTTCCCGTACTTCGTCGCCAAGACCGGCGTGTTGATGTTCACCCGGATGCTCGCGGCCGACACGCAGGCGGACAATATTACTGTTAATGCCGTCTCGCCGTACGTCATCGAGAGCTCCGACGAGTTCCCCGAGGAGGCTCCCCGCGGCCGGTGGGCCACCTACGACGACCTCATCGCCCCGACGCTGTTCTTCTGTTCTGACGCCGCCAGCTATCTCTCCGGTGAGAACATTGAGGTCGACGGCGGCTGGCTTCCCGAGACGGTCTAA
- a CDS encoding AbrB/MazE/SpoVT family DNA-binding domain-containing protein — translation MSKVTSKGQVTIPKPVRDRLGIEAGDEVVFEETDDGYVLRKRVTENPFEKWRGAADTDATVSERMTELRGER, via the coding sequence ATGTCCAAGGTGACGAGCAAGGGGCAGGTGACGATTCCCAAGCCCGTCCGCGACCGACTCGGTATCGAGGCCGGCGACGAGGTGGTTTTCGAGGAGACGGACGACGGCTACGTGCTCCGCAAGCGCGTCACCGAGAACCCCTTCGAGAAGTGGCGCGGCGCAGCCGACACCGACGCGACCGTGTCCGAACGGATGACAGAACTGCGTGGCGAGCGGTGA
- a CDS encoding LURP-one-related/scramblase family protein: MSSYDISGIELTDSSYTVVQSLIRNKYKATDSAGNVVLRGKQKMFKLKEEFPFVDGDGNDVFSVKAGGILDVAGDYMLTDSQTGEDLAVLDNDYSMFQDTWTIRDADSERALAKIDSRGAAITLARNFLPFGYLIPHKYEITDADGDHVGSIHGKFSLRDTYTIDLDDTSDVPKEPVVAAAMVIDAIQNN, translated from the coding sequence ATGTCCTCCTACGACATCAGCGGCATCGAACTGACCGACTCCTCGTACACCGTCGTGCAGAGTCTCATCCGCAACAAGTACAAGGCGACGGACTCGGCCGGCAACGTCGTCCTCCGCGGGAAACAGAAGATGTTCAAGCTGAAAGAGGAGTTCCCGTTCGTCGACGGCGACGGGAACGACGTGTTCTCCGTCAAGGCCGGCGGCATCCTCGACGTGGCCGGCGACTACATGCTCACGGACAGCCAGACCGGCGAGGACCTCGCCGTCCTCGACAACGACTACTCGATGTTTCAGGACACGTGGACGATTCGCGACGCCGACTCCGAGCGCGCGCTCGCGAAAATCGACTCCCGCGGGGCCGCTATCACGCTCGCGCGGAACTTCCTCCCCTTCGGCTATCTCATCCCCCACAAGTACGAAATCACCGACGCCGACGGCGACCACGTCGGCAGCATCCACGGGAAGTTCTCGCTGCGGGACACCTACACCATCGACCTCGACGACACGAGCGACGTGCCGAAGGAGCCGGTCGTCGCCGCCGCGATGGTCATCGACGCGATTCAGAACAACTGA
- the uvrA gene encoding excinuclease ABC subunit UvrA: MSKDHIEVRGAEEHNLKDIDIEIPRDSFTVVTGLSGSGKSSLAFETVYAEGQRRYIESLSAYARNFLGQMDKPQVENVEGLSPAISIDQKNAANNPRSTVGTVTELHDYLRLLYARIGNPHCPECGRPVGEQSAQNMVSRLLELPEGTRAKIAAPIVRDQKGAFEDRFDDLVSEGYARVEVDGEAYDLTTERPELDENYNHTVDIVVDRVKISEEARSRITDSVETALDEADGALKAILPDAPEDTDLGRETRSTGDLAGEGDDRLVVTFSEDLACTHCGIDLPELETRSFSFNSPHGACPECEGIGESKSVDERLVVQDPSKPLKDVFEPWSYNRKYYQRQIDNVADHFGVSVETPFEELDEEIQEQFLYGTDEIVEFSWRTKNGVREKSEKFEGVMGNLSRRHVETDSDRARDHIEEYMATTTCPACDGTRLRPESRAVLVNGTDITEINELSIGDALEYFEGLEAELTDRDRKIAEEICKEIRARLGFMEEVGLEYLTLDREAATLSGGESQRIRLATQVGSGLVGVLYVLDEPSIGLHQRDNDKLLDTLEGLRDLGNTLIVVEHDEETMWRADNVIDMGPGPGKRGGEIVAHGDVSDIMAEDDSVTGEYLSGERGIPVPEERREADGHLTIRGARQHNLADLNVELPLGCFTAITGVSGSGKSTLLHEILYKGLRKRMNDSDVNPGEHDDIEGIDQIRGVRLIDQSPIGRTPRSNPATYTGVFDHIRELFAETKLAKQRGYEKGRFSFNVKGGRCEACGGQGTVKIDMNFLSDVHVPCEECDGARYNDETLDVTYKGETISDVLDMEVDEAYDFFESHSGLRRRLQLLKDVGLGYMRLGQPSTTLSGGEAQRVKLAEELGKQDKGETLYLLDEPTTGLHSADERKLIEVLQRLTDDGNTVAVVEHELDLVKNADHIIDLGPEGGEHGGDLVAEGTPEAVAENDDSHTGRYLRDLLPTVDLDGPRSDSRRHELKEAETPAAE, translated from the coding sequence ATGAGTAAAGACCACATCGAGGTCCGTGGGGCCGAAGAACACAACCTCAAGGACATCGATATCGAGATTCCCCGCGACTCCTTTACCGTCGTCACGGGCTTGTCGGGGTCGGGCAAGTCCTCGCTCGCCTTCGAGACGGTGTACGCCGAGGGCCAGCGCCGCTACATCGAATCGCTGTCCGCGTACGCGCGCAACTTCCTCGGCCAGATGGACAAACCGCAGGTCGAGAACGTCGAGGGACTCTCACCCGCGATCTCCATCGATCAAAAGAACGCCGCGAACAATCCGCGCTCGACGGTCGGGACCGTCACCGAACTCCACGACTATCTCCGCCTGCTGTACGCCCGCATCGGCAATCCGCACTGTCCAGAGTGCGGCCGGCCCGTCGGCGAGCAGTCGGCCCAGAACATGGTGTCGCGACTGCTCGAACTCCCCGAGGGGACGCGCGCGAAGATTGCCGCGCCCATCGTGCGCGACCAGAAAGGAGCCTTCGAGGACCGGTTCGACGACCTCGTGAGCGAGGGGTACGCCCGCGTCGAGGTCGACGGCGAGGCGTACGACCTGACGACCGAACGCCCCGAGTTGGACGAGAACTACAACCACACCGTCGATATCGTCGTCGACCGCGTGAAAATATCAGAGGAGGCGCGTTCGCGCATCACGGACTCCGTCGAAACGGCGCTCGATGAGGCCGACGGCGCGCTGAAAGCGATTCTCCCCGACGCGCCCGAGGACACCGACCTGGGCCGCGAGACGCGCTCGACGGGCGACTTGGCCGGCGAGGGCGACGACCGACTCGTCGTCACCTTCTCGGAGGACCTCGCCTGCACCCACTGCGGCATCGACCTGCCCGAACTGGAGACGCGGTCGTTCTCGTTCAACAGTCCCCACGGCGCGTGTCCAGAGTGTGAGGGCATCGGCGAATCCAAGAGCGTGGACGAGCGGCTCGTCGTGCAGGACCCGTCGAAGCCACTGAAGGACGTGTTCGAGCCGTGGTCGTACAATCGGAAGTACTACCAGCGACAGATCGACAACGTCGCGGACCACTTCGGCGTGAGCGTCGAGACGCCGTTCGAGGAACTGGACGAGGAGATACAAGAGCAGTTCCTCTACGGGACTGATGAGATTGTAGAGTTCTCGTGGCGCACGAAGAACGGCGTGCGCGAAAAGTCCGAGAAGTTCGAGGGCGTGATGGGGAACCTCTCGCGGCGACACGTCGAGACGGACTCCGACCGCGCGCGCGACCACATCGAGGAGTACATGGCGACGACGACCTGTCCGGCCTGTGACGGCACCCGACTCCGGCCGGAATCGCGGGCCGTGCTCGTCAACGGCACCGACATCACCGAAATCAACGAGCTCTCCATCGGCGACGCGCTCGAGTACTTCGAGGGGCTGGAAGCGGAGTTGACGGACCGCGACCGCAAAATCGCCGAGGAGATCTGCAAGGAGATTCGCGCCCGACTCGGCTTCATGGAGGAGGTCGGGCTCGAATACCTGACGCTCGACCGCGAGGCCGCCACCCTCTCGGGCGGGGAGAGCCAGCGCATCCGGCTGGCGACGCAGGTCGGCTCCGGCCTCGTCGGCGTGCTCTACGTGCTGGATGAACCCTCGATTGGGCTCCACCAGCGCGACAACGACAAACTGCTCGACACGCTCGAGGGGCTGCGCGACTTGGGGAACACGCTCATCGTGGTCGAACACGACGAGGAGACGATGTGGCGGGCGGACAACGTCATCGACATGGGTCCCGGGCCGGGGAAGCGAGGGGGCGAAATCGTCGCCCACGGCGACGTGTCGGATATCATGGCCGAGGACGACTCCGTCACCGGCGAGTACCTCTCCGGCGAGCGGGGGATTCCCGTGCCCGAGGAGCGTCGCGAGGCCGACGGCCACCTGACGATTCGGGGCGCGCGCCAGCACAACCTCGCCGACCTCAACGTGGAGCTTCCGCTCGGCTGTTTCACCGCGATTACGGGCGTCTCCGGCTCTGGCAAGTCGACGCTGCTGCACGAGATTCTGTACAAGGGGCTTCGCAAGCGGATGAACGACAGCGACGTGAACCCGGGCGAACACGACGACATCGAGGGAATCGACCAGATTCGGGGCGTCCGGCTCATCGACCAGTCGCCGATTGGCCGCACCCCGCGCTCGAACCCCGCGACCTACACCGGGGTCTTCGACCACATCCGCGAGCTGTTCGCCGAGACGAAGCTGGCGAAACAGCGCGGCTACGAGAAGGGCCGGTTCTCGTTCAACGTCAAGGGCGGCCGGTGTGAGGCCTGTGGCGGGCAGGGCACCGTGAAAATCGACATGAACTTCCTTTCCGATGTGCACGTCCCCTGCGAGGAGTGCGACGGCGCGCGCTACAACGACGAGACCCTCGACGTGACCTACAAGGGCGAGACCATCTCGGACGTGCTCGACATGGAGGTGGACGAAGCCTACGACTTCTTCGAGTCCCACAGCGGGCTTCGCCGGCGGCTCCAACTCCTGAAGGACGTTGGCCTCGGCTACATGCGACTGGGCCAGCCGTCGACGACGCTCTCGGGCGGGGAAGCCCAGCGCGTGAAGTTGGCCGAAGAACTCGGCAAACAGGACAAAGGCGAGACGCTGTATCTGCTGGACGAGCCGACGACGGGGCTCCATTCCGCCGACGAGCGCAAGCTCATCGAGGTGCTCCAGCGGCTGACCGACGACGGCAACACCGTCGCGGTCGTGGAACACGAGCTCGATCTGGTCAAGAACGCCGACCACATCATCGACCTCGGGCCGGAGGGTGGCGAACACGGCGGCGACCTCGTCGCCGAAGGGACGCCCGAGGCGGTCGCCGAGAACGACGACTCCCACACGGGACGGTATCTGCGCGATTTGCTCCCGACCGTCGACCTCGACGGCCCGCGTTCTGACAGTCGCCGCCACGAACTGAAGGAAGCAGAGACGCCGGCGGCGGAGTAG